The sequence GGGTCACAGTAGCGTTCATGGCGCGTTGGTAGGTGGAATCCATATTTTTTCCTTTCAGGCAGGAGGCTCCTGCTTTTGGTTGAAACAAAGACAACAGTTTCAGGGGCTTCTCCGTAACTATCTCTGCTTTCGAATTGTTTTGGCAAATTGTTTTAATAAATTATTCTGGGCTGTTGGCACTACGAGGGGGGGTGTTTCCTGCCAAGGAAGAAGGCCTTTTTATTGAGGGAGCATAGGTCTGATGCTACTCGCCGGAATAAAAAGGCTTTCTGACGTGGGCAGGGGACAAAAGAACCGTAATGTCATGCCCTAGCAGATGCGGGGCAACTGCGCGCCCTCAAGCATGCCCAGCAGGCGGCGGCCCCCGATGCGGGTTTGCAGCGCCACCTGCGCCTTGCCTTCCGTTACCGTGCCGATGCGGGCCGCTTCCTTGCCATAGGGCGAACGGCGCATGGCCTCAAGGGCTGCTTCTGCGCTGTTTTCGGGCACAATGCAGATGCACTTGCCCTCATTGGCAAGGTACAGAGGATCCATGCCGAGGAAGGAACAGCCGTTGCGCACGGCTTCGTGAACGGGAACGCTGGCCTCGTCAAGCAGGATGGACACCTGCGACTGCTCGGCGATTTCGTTGAGCGTGGTGGCAAGACCGCCGCGCGTGGGGTCGCGCAGCACATGCACCTCGCCCACAGTATTGATGATGTCTTCAATCATGTGGTTGAGCGGGGCGGAGTCCGAGGCCACGTCCGTAAGGAAGGACAGGCCTTCGCGGCTGCCCATGACCGTGAGGCCGTGGTCGCCCATGGCTCCGCTGACCAGTACCGCATCGCCGGGCCGGGCATTGTGCCCCGAGGGCGAGGGTGAGGCAAACACCTGCCCGATGCCCGTGGTATTGATGAAAATTTTGTCGCAAGCACCGCGCGGCACAACCTTGGTGTCGCCCGTCACAATGCTCACCCCGGCCTCGCGGGCTGCCGCGCCCATGTCGGCCACAACGCGCTCAAGGGTTTCGAGGGGCAGGCCTTCTTCAAGGATAAATCCGCAACTCAGGTAGCGGGGCCGCGCGCCCAGCATGGCAACGTCGTTGACGGTGCCGTGCACAGCCAGACTGCCGATGCTGCCGCCTGCGAAAAACAGGGGCGTCACCGTGTATGAATCGGTGCTCATGGCCAGCGGGCCGGAGATATCGGTCAAAAGCGCCGCATCGTCCATGCGTTCCAGCAGGGGATTGGCAAAATGGCGCATGAAACACTGGGCAATAAGGCGCTGCGAGGCTCTGCCGCCGCTGCCAGCATCAAGAAGAAGGCAATCGTCCATTATCGCTCCGAATATTTAAAGTAGGCCGCGCAGCTGCCCTCGGTGGAAACCATGCAGGGGCCAACTGGGGTGGCGGGGGTGCAGCGCTTGCCGAAAAGCGGGCAGTCCGGCGGGGTAATGCGCCCCTTGAGCACATCGCCGCAGCGACAGCCGGGCAGGGGGGGGACGTCCGGCAGGGTGAGATCAAGGCGCTTCATGGCGTCCATGCTCTCATATTCCGGGCGCAGGGCCAGGCCGCTCTGGGGTATGCAGCCTATGCCGCGCCACAGGGCGTCCGCCGGTTGGAAAAACTGTTCCAGCAGAGCGCGGGCGCGGGGGTTGCCCGTGTCGTCCACGGCGCGGGGGTAGGCATTGACCACATCGGGCTTGCCATCGCGCATCTGCTCGGCCATGAGGCAGAGGGCCAGCAGAATGTCGGCGGGCTGGAAGCCGCCCACAATGCCGGGCACATGAAAATCGCGCGCCAGAAAGGCGTAAGGCTCCAGCCCAAGAATGGTGGAAACGTGCCCCGGCAGCAAAAAGGCTTCCACGCCGCACTGGCTGTCTTCAAGCAGGATGCGCAGGGCGGGGGGCACAAGCTTGTGTAGGGAAAGCACGCAGAAGTTGTTCAGCCCGCGTTGCTGGGCGGTGAGCAGTGTGGCGGCCACGGTGGGGGCGGTGGTTTCAAAACCTATGCCCAGAAAAACTACAGTATCGCCGGGGTTGGCCGCCGCCAGGGTCAGGGCGTCCAGAGGCGAATAGACAATCTCAACCCGCGCACCCTGGGCCTGTGCATGTTTGAGGCTGAGGCCGCCGGGGCCGGGCACGCGCAAAAGGTCGCCAAAGGTGGCTATGATGACGCGGTCGCGGCCCGCAAGCTCAAGAAAGGCGGCTACTTCCGCATCGTGCGTGACGCATACGGGGCAGCCGGGGCCGGAAAGGTGCGTTACCGATTTGGGCAGGAGCGAGCGCAGGCCGCTCTGGAAGATGGCAACTGTATGGGTGCCGCACACTTCCATGAAGCGCATTGTGCGACCATCAAGGGCGCGGTTGAGGCGATCAAGAAGGCTGTGGCACAGTTGCGGATTCTGAAAGGCGGTTTCCAGTTGCATGGGCATTCCTTTTTTGCGGCCCGCAGGGGATCAGCGGGCAAAACTCAGGCGGCATTCTCCGGGACAATTATACGGCCACGAATGGCGGTTCCGGCAAGGAGAAAGGCTTTTTACCCGCCGCGCATGTGCTGCATCCAGCAGGAATAAAAAGGCTTTCTGACGCAGGCAGGGGGCAACAGGGCCATATTGCTAATATATCATTAGGCCAGCGGGGCCAGCATATCCAGCCCGGTAGCAACCGGCAGCCCGCACATGAGGTTTGCGTTGGCCATGGCCTGACCGGATGCGCCCCTGCACAGATTGTCGATGGCGGAAACGATGATGAGCCGCCCTGTACGGGGGTCTACCACAAGACCAAGGTCGCAGAACATGCTGCCGCGCACAAAACGGGTTTCCGGCAGCGCCCCCTTGGGCAGAATGCGAATCCACGGGCTGTGTTCCCACGTGCGGGTAAAGGCCTCGCGCACTTCGTCCAGACTGGTGGCGGGGTTTTTGAGCTTTGTGTAGATGGTGGACAAAATGCCCCTGTTGGTGGGCAAGATGTGCGTGTTGAACGAAACCCGCATGTCGTGGCCCGCCAGCAGGCTGAGTTCCTGCTCGATTTCCGGCGTATGGCGGTGCGTGGGCAGGCCGTAGGCGCGGAAATTGTCGGAAATTTCGCAGAACAGCGTAGGCACGGCCGCCTTGCGGCCAGCGCCCGTGGCCCCGGATTTGGCGTCCACCACGATGTCGTCGGTATGTACGAGATCGTTCTTGATGGC comes from uncultured Desulfovibrio sp. and encodes:
- the hypE gene encoding hydrogenase expression/formation protein HypE, whose translation is MDDCLLLDAGSGGRASQRLIAQCFMRHFANPLLERMDDAALLTDISGPLAMSTDSYTVTPLFFAGGSIGSLAVHGTVNDVAMLGARPRYLSCGFILEEGLPLETLERVVADMGAAAREAGVSIVTGDTKVVPRGACDKIFINTTGIGQVFASPSPSGHNARPGDAVLVSGAMGDHGLTVMGSREGLSFLTDVASDSAPLNHMIEDIINTVGEVHVLRDPTRGGLATTLNEIAEQSQVSILLDEASVPVHEAVRNGCSFLGMDPLYLANEGKCICIVPENSAEAALEAMRRSPYGKEAARIGTVTEGKAQVALQTRIGGRRLLGMLEGAQLPRIC
- the argC gene encoding N-acetyl-gamma-glutamyl-phosphate reductase; translation: MKTINVGLVGITGYAGMELTRLLVSHPSMQLTMACSRAESGKRLGDFYPFLNHMPGADVVISVFDPQEAARQCDVVFLAVPAGTAMDMAEMLLRAGVKVVDLSADFRLRDPETYAAWYKREHVCTDLLHKAVYGLPELYAAEIAGAKLIANPGCYPTSVILGLYAAIKNDLVHTDDIVVDAKSGATGAGRKAAVPTLFCEISDNFRAYGLPTHRHTPEIEQELSLLAGHDMRVSFNTHILPTNRGILSTIYTKLKNPATSLDEVREAFTRTWEHSPWIRILPKGALPETRFVRGSMFCDLGLVVDPRTGRLIIVSAIDNLCRGASGQAMANANLMCGLPVATGLDMLAPLA
- the hypD gene encoding hydrogenase formation protein HypD; the encoded protein is MQLETAFQNPQLCHSLLDRLNRALDGRTMRFMEVCGTHTVAIFQSGLRSLLPKSVTHLSGPGCPVCVTHDAEVAAFLELAGRDRVIIATFGDLLRVPGPGGLSLKHAQAQGARVEIVYSPLDALTLAAANPGDTVVFLGIGFETTAPTVAATLLTAQQRGLNNFCVLSLHKLVPPALRILLEDSQCGVEAFLLPGHVSTILGLEPYAFLARDFHVPGIVGGFQPADILLALCLMAEQMRDGKPDVVNAYPRAVDDTGNPRARALLEQFFQPADALWRGIGCIPQSGLALRPEYESMDAMKRLDLTLPDVPPLPGCRCGDVLKGRITPPDCPLFGKRCTPATPVGPCMVSTEGSCAAYFKYSER